In Vibrio gangliei, a single window of DNA contains:
- a CDS encoding HAD-IA family hydrolase: protein MDTRKIKCVIFDCDGTLVDSERLTCQALVDVFASYGADINPDEYMSNFQGGKMFDILKQTSERAGVLIPMEILEPRFRERLNQLFDEHLKPIPFAVETVQKLQELDIEVCVASNGPQSKMKHSLERTGLLPFFENKIFSAFDINSWKPEPDLLLYAAMQMGYRVEECLFVDDTETGVMAGVNAGLTTVYFSPQQQDKSPDLNDVYCVQCLSEIPEWFSVQV, encoded by the coding sequence ATGGATACACGTAAAATCAAATGCGTCATATTCGATTGTGATGGAACATTGGTCGATAGCGAGCGTTTAACTTGCCAAGCATTAGTTGATGTTTTTGCCAGTTATGGTGCCGATATTAATCCTGATGAATACATGAGCAATTTCCAAGGTGGGAAAATGTTCGATATTCTGAAGCAAACCAGTGAGAGAGCGGGGGTTCTCATTCCAATGGAAATATTAGAGCCTCGATTTCGTGAGCGTTTGAATCAACTGTTTGACGAACATTTAAAACCCATTCCTTTTGCAGTTGAAACGGTTCAGAAATTACAAGAATTGGATATTGAGGTCTGCGTAGCATCCAATGGCCCACAATCTAAAATGAAGCATTCACTGGAACGTACTGGGTTGCTACCATTTTTCGAAAACAAAATCTTTAGCGCGTTCGATATTAATAGTTGGAAACCTGAGCCGGATTTACTCCTCTACGCTGCTATGCAAATGGGTTATAGAGTCGAAGAATGTTTATTTGTTGATGATACGGAAACTGGCGTAATGGCGGGGGTGAATGCAGGATTAACAACCGTCTACTTTTCACCACAGCAACAGGATAAATCGCCTGACTTAAATGACGTTTATTGCGTGCAATGTTTGTCTGAAATACCTGAATGGTTTTCCGTTCAGGTATAA
- a CDS encoding flavodoxin, translating into MLSNIETLVADKNNWLASQVDVEFPTPESIAGRALYLELQSHIQYTQSPRNTFTESGLVDEVIEVDFHRLTILFSVLQASSLTENTEQQGLLIEFLTQIILDSEYQLYLGFKGTEPVAALMCRYIQGDKTMLFSDVMTKYEQKNSAFISDVLKHIETSSSQLEHVIYPIFA; encoded by the coding sequence ATGCTTTCTAACATTGAAACACTTGTAGCAGACAAAAATAACTGGCTCGCTAGTCAAGTGGATGTAGAGTTTCCAACCCCTGAAAGCATTGCTGGTAGAGCTTTATATTTAGAGCTTCAATCCCATATTCAATATACACAGTCACCTCGTAATACCTTTACTGAATCCGGTTTAGTCGATGAAGTTATTGAAGTCGATTTTCACCGTTTGACCATTCTATTTTCAGTGCTACAAGCATCATCATTAACAGAAAATACAGAACAACAAGGTTTGCTAATAGAGTTTTTGACGCAAATTATTCTTGATTCTGAATATCAATTATATTTGGGATTCAAAGGCACTGAGCCTGTTGCTGCATTAATGTGTCGCTATATTCAAGGTGATAAAACCATGTTGTTTTCTGATGTAATGACGAAATATGAACAGAAAAACAGCGCTTTTATTTCCGATGTATTAAAGCACATTGAAACTTCTTCAAGCCAACTTGAGCATGTGATTTATCCAATCTTTGCGTAA
- a CDS encoding CreA family protein — protein MIKKLAVVSAMALALTACDKNEVGDVSLGIFTTKDIKVEVLTDPIVTGVTCHISNVEANLDFADPSDMGISCRQTGEITPEMIAQIDKSKSGEVVFKKSKSVLFKTLKIRRIYDAGSQTLLYLSYSTKEIQGSYKHSLSTVPLWNTKAYKTPEQIAAEASAQTNS, from the coding sequence ATGATTAAAAAACTTGCTGTCGTATCAGCAATGGCACTAGCTCTTACTGCCTGTGATAAAAACGAAGTTGGTGATGTGTCTTTAGGTATATTCACCACCAAAGATATTAAAGTTGAAGTATTGACCGATCCAATCGTGACTGGTGTCACTTGTCATATTTCAAATGTTGAAGCAAATTTAGATTTTGCCGATCCTTCTGATATGGGGATTTCTTGTCGTCAAACCGGAGAAATTACTCCTGAGATGATCGCTCAAATTGACAAGTCTAAATCAGGCGAAGTGGTCTTTAAAAAATCGAAAAGTGTTCTGTTTAAAACGTTGAAGATTCGCCGTATCTACGATGCTGGATCACAAACGTTGCTTTACCTTTCATACAGCACCAAAGAAATTCAAGGTAGCTATAAGCACAGCCTATCTACTGTCCCACTCTGGAATACGAAGGCATACAAAACACCAGAACAAATAGCAGCAGAAGCTTCAGCGCAAACAAATAGCTAA
- a CDS encoding S1 family peptidase, which translates to MFLKSSLSLKSSLSLSSLLLGLGISLSSFAADTSSSSITTYIINGNTVSTADYPYMALLIHNQIAQESKITSFCGATLLNERYVLTAAHCLYTSEPSQFSDLEVVFNVDQIQNDAFDQTNMIAAEAVYYPDDYQNTGNFDNDIAIIKLAEPISSLVVEPNDYVQLTANEDYQLDGEVFKVLGYGKTGPDSKSSNTLQAAQVEYAQPELCNQSFESLTLSDKQICVQGKVLNNLQTGVCGGDSGGPLLYEEDGVLHQVGIVSFGPKDCGNTDISVQSVYTKVSGYEGWIAGVLNGTEAAKFDVTEQVNNNNTAESSSSGGSLGSGAFMLLCLLGLFRKNFK; encoded by the coding sequence ATGTTTTTAAAATCATCATTATCTTTAAAATCATCATTATCTTTATCATCGTTATTACTCGGTTTAGGGATATCGTTATCTAGTTTCGCAGCTGATACTTCTTCATCATCAATAACGACGTATATTATCAATGGTAATACAGTCTCGACTGCCGACTACCCGTACATGGCGTTACTCATTCACAATCAAATTGCTCAAGAATCTAAGATCACTTCTTTTTGTGGTGCAACTCTATTAAATGAACGTTACGTTTTGACCGCAGCGCATTGTTTATATACGTCCGAACCGAGCCAGTTTTCTGATCTAGAAGTCGTTTTTAATGTCGATCAAATACAAAACGATGCTTTTGACCAAACCAATATGATCGCAGCAGAAGCGGTTTATTATCCAGATGATTATCAAAATACTGGCAATTTTGATAATGACATCGCGATCATTAAACTTGCTGAACCGATTTCTTCACTGGTTGTGGAGCCGAATGATTACGTGCAACTGACTGCAAACGAAGATTACCAGTTGGACGGTGAAGTTTTTAAAGTATTAGGCTATGGCAAAACGGGGCCTGATTCTAAAAGCTCTAATACATTACAGGCTGCGCAGGTTGAATATGCTCAACCAGAGTTATGTAATCAATCTTTTGAAAGTCTCACACTCAGCGATAAACAAATATGTGTGCAGGGTAAGGTTCTTAATAACTTACAGACTGGTGTGTGTGGAGGCGATTCCGGAGGGCCATTGTTATATGAAGAGGATGGTGTCCTACATCAAGTCGGAATTGTTAGTTTCGGTCCGAAGGACTGTGGCAATACAGATATCAGCGTGCAAAGCGTGTACACCAAAGTCAGTGGTTATGAAGGATGGATAGCAGGAGTATTAAACGGAACGGAAGCCGCGAAATTCGATGTTACTGAACAAGTAAACAATAACAACACTGCGGAGAGTTCAAGTTCTGGCGGTAGCCTAGGAAGTGGTGCTTTTATGCTGTTGTGTCTGCTGGGATTATTTAGAAAAAATTTTAAATAA
- a CDS encoding thiol:disulfide interchange protein DsbA/DsbL has translation MLKHLKTITLIAVSSLFLAACSDSETPKVGEQYQPLPTTLSQSDIKPVTEVFSLTCGHCRNMEASIPELEKLTNQEIAKVHVTFNDQAQVAALIYYAAVMQQNHKPDEAMMKDLFAAVQLGEGATMTQQQQAIEQAFTSRHMISPYSFDALQQKALFRYLDQAMAITKQGQFNAVPTFVVNGKYEVLVGGHKDIQDIADTINFLLKQP, from the coding sequence ATGCTTAAACATTTAAAAACCATCACATTGATAGCGGTCAGTTCTCTATTTTTAGCGGCTTGTTCAGATAGTGAGACACCAAAAGTCGGTGAGCAATACCAACCACTACCAACCACGCTTTCTCAATCCGATATAAAACCCGTTACAGAAGTCTTTTCTCTTACTTGTGGTCATTGCCGAAACATGGAAGCCTCTATTCCTGAATTAGAGAAGCTCACCAACCAAGAAATTGCGAAAGTACACGTTACGTTTAATGATCAAGCGCAAGTCGCCGCATTAATTTACTATGCCGCCGTAATGCAACAAAATCACAAACCTGATGAAGCGATGATGAAAGATCTCTTTGCCGCGGTTCAGCTCGGTGAAGGTGCGACGATGACTCAGCAACAGCAAGCGATAGAACAAGCCTTCACTTCGCGACACATGATCAGCCCTTATAGTTTTGATGCGTTACAGCAAAAAGCGCTTTTCCGCTACTTAGACCAAGCAATGGCGATCACCAAACAAGGCCAATTCAACGCTGTACCGACCTTTGTTGTGAACGGCAAGTATGAAGTACTCGTCGGTGGTCATAAAGATATTCAAGACATAGCAGACACGATTAACTTCTTATTAAAACAACCGTAA
- a CDS encoding FKBP-type peptidyl-prolyl cis-trans isomerase gives MKIIIPIIILLLVAFFIYRNINNQKLAAVNIQKGEQFLAENSQREGVKTTESGLQYLVLKEGTGSIHPTATSQVLVHYQGTLLDGTEFDSSYKRGEPISFKLNQVIKGWQEGLQLMVEGEKVRLFIPYNIAYGKSGSGPIPPGATLIFDVELLKVD, from the coding sequence GTGAAAATTATTATTCCTATTATTATTTTGTTGTTGGTCGCTTTTTTTATTTACCGCAACATCAATAACCAAAAGCTCGCGGCAGTTAATATCCAAAAAGGTGAGCAATTTCTTGCTGAGAACAGTCAACGAGAAGGCGTCAAAACTACTGAAAGTGGTTTGCAATATTTGGTATTAAAAGAAGGGACTGGCTCGATTCACCCTACGGCAACCAGCCAAGTATTGGTCCATTATCAAGGTACATTATTAGATGGTACGGAGTTTGATAGCTCATACAAACGTGGTGAACCAATTAGCTTTAAACTCAATCAAGTCATCAAAGGTTGGCAAGAAGGTCTACAACTCATGGTTGAAGGAGAAAAGGTGCGTTTGTTTATTCCCTATAACATTGCTTATGGGAAAAGTGGTTCAGGCCCTATTCCTCCGGGTGCCACACTGATTTTTGATGTGGAATTGTTGAAAGTCGATTGA
- a CDS encoding beta-phosphoglucomutase family hydrolase, which yields MAVDVSNYKGLIFDMDGTLIDTMPSHLRAWEQTAEQFHFPFDQEWIHSMGGMPTQKVAMQLQARYHIDIDPQKVADTKTGLFAHLIEDGSIIKCTFDVLKQCYGEKKLAIGTGSNQTNAFKLLEHNGILPLVDVVVTAADVINHKPNPDTFLLAAQKLGLKPSECVVFEDTEIGRQAALAAGMDCIMVKDGQLYA from the coding sequence ATGGCAGTAGATGTTTCCAACTACAAAGGTTTAATTTTTGATATGGATGGTACCTTAATTGATACCATGCCTTCACATCTACGTGCTTGGGAACAAACAGCTGAGCAATTTCATTTTCCGTTTGATCAAGAATGGATTCACAGCATGGGCGGCATGCCAACACAAAAAGTGGCAATGCAATTGCAGGCACGATACCACATTGATATTGATCCGCAAAAAGTGGCCGATACCAAAACCGGCTTATTTGCCCATTTAATTGAAGATGGCAGCATCATCAAGTGTACATTTGACGTGCTTAAACAATGTTATGGTGAGAAAAAGCTCGCCATTGGGACTGGTAGCAACCAAACCAACGCCTTTAAACTTCTTGAGCATAACGGCATTCTTCCGTTGGTTGATGTAGTTGTGACCGCCGCCGATGTGATTAACCATAAGCCTAACCCTGACACTTTCTTACTTGCTGCGCAAAAACTGGGCTTGAAACCAAGTGAATGTGTGGTATTTGAAGATACTGAAATAGGGCGACAAGCCGCACTCGCAGCAGGTATGGATTGTATCATGGTCAAAGATGGGCAGCTGTATGCCTAA
- the arfB gene encoding alternative ribosome rescue aminoacyl-tRNA hydrolase ArfB, producing the protein MLKISNNVEIEDSEIELTAIRAQGAGGQNVNKVSSAIHLRFDIHQSSLPEFYKTRLLELKDKRITTDGVIVIKAQQFRTQEKNREDALERLKQIILDAIKIQKARRATAPTKASQRKRTDKKVQRGQTKKLRGKVDF; encoded by the coding sequence ATGTTAAAAATTTCCAATAATGTCGAAATCGAAGATTCTGAAATAGAGCTGACAGCCATTCGAGCTCAGGGAGCTGGCGGACAAAACGTGAATAAGGTGTCTTCAGCCATTCATTTGCGTTTTGATATTCACCAATCTTCACTGCCTGAATTTTATAAAACTCGACTGCTTGAATTGAAAGATAAGCGAATTACGACTGACGGTGTCATTGTCATTAAAGCTCAGCAATTCAGAACTCAGGAAAAAAACAGAGAGGATGCACTAGAACGTTTAAAACAGATAATTTTAGATGCGATTAAGATTCAAAAAGCGCGTCGTGCCACTGCCCCAACGAAAGCATCACAGCGAAAGCGTACTGATAAAAAAGTACAGCGTGGTCAAACGAAAAAACTACGCGGTAAAGTCGATTTCTAA
- the folE gene encoding GTP cyclohydrolase I FolE — translation MANLDTKLVSDPELSEAAKLVQAALIERGIETPMQPNDVSQSEKKERIEYHMREILSLLELDLSDDSLEETPHRIAKMYVDEVFSGLDYKNFPKITVIDNKMSCSEMVRVKDITVTSTCEHHLVTIDGQAAVAYIPRSKIIGLSKINRIVRFFAQRPQVQERMTQQILVALQTLLETDDVAITIDATHYCVKSRGVMDATSVTTTTALGGIFKSNPATRAEFLHGLR, via the coding sequence ATGGCAAATTTGGACACGAAATTGGTATCAGATCCAGAATTAAGCGAAGCAGCAAAATTAGTACAAGCGGCTTTGATTGAACGTGGTATCGAAACCCCAATGCAACCAAATGATGTTTCCCAATCGGAGAAGAAAGAGCGTATTGAATACCACATGCGTGAGATCTTATCTTTGCTTGAACTGGATTTATCCGATGATAGTTTGGAAGAAACACCGCATCGCATTGCAAAAATGTATGTGGATGAAGTCTTTTCTGGCCTAGATTATAAAAACTTCCCGAAAATCACAGTGATAGACAACAAAATGTCATGTAGTGAGATGGTGAGAGTTAAAGACATTACTGTTACTAGCACTTGTGAACACCATTTAGTTACCATTGATGGCCAAGCTGCGGTTGCGTATATCCCACGCTCAAAAATCATTGGTTTATCAAAAATAAATCGTATTGTTCGATTTTTTGCCCAACGGCCACAGGTGCAAGAACGCATGACGCAACAAATCTTAGTTGCACTACAAACTTTGCTTGAAACGGACGATGTTGCGATTACCATAGATGCAACACATTACTGCGTGAAATCTCGAGGTGTTATGGATGCAACCAGTGTCACAACCACAACGGCACTGGGTGGCATTTTTAAATCGAATCCAGCTACTCGCGCAGAGTTTTTACACGGATTACGCTAA
- the moeA gene encoding molybdopterin molybdotransferase MoeA, with the protein MGCCDTPGLMPIDTAINKMLESITPISQTRTVALDEAIGHVLSADICSPMNVPPFDNSAMDGYAVRACDLEKSSQMPVVGKSFAGQPYDGEWPQGSCIRIMTGAQIPTGCDVVIMQEQAQVSGDMIDFSQALPVKAKQNIRPIGDDITQGALVLPKGHRLTTRDIPLIATLGIPMVPVYHKPKVAFFSTGDELKPLGAELKAGEIYDSNRYGIKVMLEKFGCEAIDLGVIPDDKSLLKQAFQQAQEQADVVITSGGVSVGEADYTKEILDELGEIGFWKIAMKPGKPFAFGHLLATNERQQALFCGLPGNPVSAMLTFYILVQPLLAKLAGNSEWKAQPNIPAISKTPFKKAPGRTDYQRGIYSINEQGQIEVSTTGNQSSGAFRSMSIANCFVVLEQERGRVDVGETVKIQLFSPNFY; encoded by the coding sequence ATGGGTTGCTGCGACACGCCGGGCTTAATGCCAATCGACACTGCAATAAACAAAATGCTGGAATCAATTACGCCTATTTCACAGACTCGAACTGTGGCACTCGATGAGGCAATTGGTCATGTTTTAAGTGCTGATATTTGCTCGCCAATGAATGTTCCTCCTTTTGATAATTCGGCAATGGATGGTTATGCGGTTCGTGCTTGTGATCTCGAAAAATCGAGCCAAATGCCTGTCGTGGGTAAATCTTTTGCCGGGCAACCGTATGACGGCGAATGGCCACAAGGGAGCTGTATCCGTATTATGACTGGTGCGCAAATTCCTACTGGTTGTGATGTTGTTATCATGCAAGAGCAAGCGCAAGTCAGTGGCGATATGATTGATTTCTCCCAAGCATTGCCAGTAAAAGCCAAACAGAATATCCGCCCTATCGGTGACGATATTACACAAGGTGCTTTAGTGCTGCCTAAGGGCCATCGTTTAACTACCCGAGATATTCCTTTAATTGCAACATTAGGCATTCCAATGGTACCGGTTTATCACAAACCCAAAGTCGCTTTCTTCTCAACTGGAGATGAACTGAAACCATTAGGCGCAGAATTAAAAGCAGGTGAAATCTACGACAGTAACCGTTACGGCATTAAAGTGATGCTTGAAAAATTTGGTTGTGAGGCGATTGATCTTGGTGTGATCCCTGATGATAAATCTCTCTTAAAACAAGCATTCCAACAAGCTCAAGAACAAGCTGACGTAGTGATTACTTCCGGTGGTGTGAGTGTTGGTGAAGCCGATTACACCAAAGAAATTTTAGATGAACTCGGTGAAATTGGCTTTTGGAAAATTGCCATGAAGCCAGGCAAACCTTTTGCTTTTGGTCATTTACTAGCAACAAACGAACGTCAACAAGCCCTATTTTGTGGCTTACCGGGCAATCCCGTATCTGCTATGTTGACCTTCTATATATTGGTGCAACCATTACTGGCGAAACTGGCTGGCAATAGCGAGTGGAAAGCTCAACCCAATATCCCAGCTATCAGCAAAACGCCATTTAAAAAAGCACCGGGTAGAACCGATTATCAACGCGGTATTTACAGTATTAATGAACAAGGTCAGATAGAAGTATCCACAACGGGTAATCAAAGTTCAGGTGCTTTCCGCTCTATGAGTATTGCGAACTGCTTTGTGGTATTAGAGCAAGAACGTGGCCGAGTTGATGTTGGTGAAACGGTGAAAATTCAGTTATTTAGCCCTAACTTTTACTAA
- a CDS encoding TerC/Alx family metal homeostasis membrane protein, whose translation MHISTYACFALLTLFMLALDVWQTRNGNITIKKAAIWSCFWVLLALLFFVSLYEYWQFFEPNSSYSAHDAATAFLTGYLLEKSLSVDNLFVFALIFGRFAVPHELRPRVLLWGVIGALILRAIMIAVGAELLETFHWILYLFAFFLIWTGYQLTKPEDEEEQLNSFPERMVRKLFRVTESYQGTKLFTSDNVGLMVTPLLVVVAVIAMTDVMFALDSIPAIFAVTQEPFLVLTANVFALLGLRSLYFVLEGMIDKFVYLRPALAFIMIFIGVKMLLIGTSWAIPTMVSLSVLLTTMTVAVIASILKEKKALKKSSIK comes from the coding sequence ATGCACATCTCAACTTATGCTTGTTTTGCGTTATTAACCTTGTTCATGCTGGCACTGGATGTTTGGCAGACGCGTAACGGCAATATCACCATTAAAAAAGCCGCGATTTGGAGTTGCTTCTGGGTTTTGCTGGCTTTGTTATTCTTTGTTTCTTTATACGAATATTGGCAGTTTTTTGAACCAAACAGCAGTTATTCGGCTCATGATGCGGCTACAGCATTTCTGACGGGCTATTTGCTAGAGAAATCTCTTAGCGTTGATAACTTATTTGTGTTTGCTTTGATCTTTGGCCGCTTTGCAGTCCCGCATGAGTTAAGACCAAGAGTTTTGCTGTGGGGCGTGATAGGGGCTTTGATTTTACGTGCGATCATGATTGCCGTTGGCGCTGAACTGCTCGAAACATTCCATTGGATCTTATATTTGTTTGCTTTCTTCCTTATCTGGACTGGCTACCAATTAACAAAACCAGAAGATGAAGAAGAGCAACTGAACTCATTTCCAGAGAGAATGGTGCGTAAATTATTCCGAGTGACAGAAAGCTATCAAGGCACGAAGCTGTTTACTAGTGATAATGTCGGTTTAATGGTAACGCCATTATTGGTTGTCGTTGCTGTGATTGCGATGACAGACGTTATGTTTGCGTTAGATTCCATTCCTGCAATTTTTGCGGTGACTCAAGAGCCTTTTCTGGTATTAACGGCGAATGTGTTTGCGTTATTAGGGCTTCGATCTTTGTACTTTGTTTTAGAAGGTATGATTGATAAGTTCGTGTACTTACGCCCAGCATTGGCATTTATCATGATTTTCATCGGTGTGAAAATGCTTCTCATCGGCACATCATGGGCGATTCCAACCATGGTGTCATTGTCGGTATTGCTAACAACCATGACGGTGGCGGTGATCGCTTCAATTCTCAAAGAGAAAAAAGCGTTGAAAAAATCGAGTATCAAGTAA
- a CDS encoding bifunctional metallophosphatase/5'-nucleotidase, translating into MTSNNAQTVSLTLAHINDTHSYFEPSSLQLSLNIDGQTLSPYVSAGGFARIATRAEQLKQQALQQNKGFLFLHAGDCFQGTLYFSLFKGKANADMLNALDIDAMALGNHELDMGNEPVARFLQRIQFPLLAGNWDVSQESAKKSIRVSDSENLVPYQPLTQHAGWITKQVQGTPIAIFSLALDKMADISNPDQDTPFLNAIEVAKATVRAIQASGVNNIILLSHLGYEADLDLAQQVTGIGVIVGGHSHRLQGDFSDLGLTKDDDYGQYVNQTYVVQAGYHSLSMGHCHITFNQDGKVIDFNGKNELLLGRRLCLDATLADTHQDDFHAKASEYLRQHPHVVICKKAPKLHNILLEKYIPKVRQLQETVVAKSDYPLRHIRIPDQNGPSVLAPLVAESFTFMMRKQGYEVDFAIHNAGGVRASLNPGKITIADIAGKLLPFAVPIGVYEIKGQYLAAILEGAINNALNNGVTGTGSGSYPYTHNLDFDYLPDNPIGHRIGNLHIRLQDGLWHAIESERLYKGTSSAYTMKGKEGYDAILNMHKYGKVTYFSMSDCFVEFLQSNPQRILQPIEKYR; encoded by the coding sequence ATGACTTCAAACAATGCTCAAACAGTTAGCCTAACTTTGGCTCACATCAATGATACCCACTCCTATTTTGAACCAAGTTCGCTACAGCTTTCTCTTAATATTGACGGACAAACGCTTTCACCTTACGTGAGTGCAGGCGGATTTGCTCGAATTGCGACTCGCGCAGAACAGCTCAAGCAACAAGCGTTACAACAAAACAAAGGCTTTTTATTTTTACATGCTGGAGACTGCTTCCAAGGGACTTTGTATTTCTCATTGTTTAAAGGCAAAGCCAATGCCGACATGTTAAATGCATTAGATATTGATGCGATGGCATTGGGTAATCATGAATTAGACATGGGAAACGAGCCTGTTGCGCGCTTCTTGCAACGTATTCAGTTTCCACTTCTTGCGGGAAACTGGGACGTATCGCAAGAGTCAGCCAAAAAATCGATTCGAGTCAGCGATTCTGAAAACCTAGTGCCTTATCAGCCTTTAACTCAACATGCGGGTTGGATTACTAAGCAAGTGCAGGGAACACCGATTGCGATTTTTAGTCTTGCACTCGATAAAATGGCCGATATATCAAATCCAGATCAAGATACGCCATTCTTAAATGCCATTGAAGTAGCAAAAGCAACCGTGCGTGCTATTCAGGCTTCTGGTGTTAATAATATTATATTATTGAGTCACTTAGGTTATGAGGCCGATCTCGATTTAGCTCAACAGGTAACTGGTATTGGTGTCATTGTTGGTGGTCATTCTCACAGGTTACAGGGTGACTTTTCTGATTTAGGTTTAACGAAAGATGATGATTATGGTCAATATGTGAATCAAACCTATGTCGTTCAAGCAGGATATCATTCGCTGTCGATGGGACATTGTCATATCACTTTTAACCAAGATGGTAAGGTGATTGACTTTAATGGAAAAAATGAATTGTTATTAGGCCGTAGGCTTTGTTTAGATGCCACTCTAGCGGACACCCATCAAGATGATTTTCATGCCAAAGCCAGTGAATATTTAAGGCAGCATCCGCACGTTGTCATCTGTAAAAAAGCCCCAAAACTACACAACATTTTACTAGAAAAATACATTCCGAAAGTTCGTCAGTTGCAAGAAACCGTTGTGGCAAAAAGTGATTATCCACTGCGACATATTCGTATTCCAGACCAAAATGGTCCAAGCGTTTTAGCCCCTTTAGTAGCCGAATCTTTCACTTTCATGATGCGCAAACAAGGCTATGAAGTCGATTTTGCCATTCATAATGCCGGTGGTGTAAGAGCCTCATTAAACCCAGGTAAAATCACCATAGCGGATATTGCCGGTAAATTACTGCCTTTTGCGGTTCCTATCGGTGTCTATGAAATCAAAGGGCAATACCTTGCTGCTATCTTGGAAGGTGCTATCAATAACGCACTCAATAATGGGGTAACAGGAACAGGTTCCGGAAGCTACCCGTATACACATAATCTCGATTTTGATTATTTACCAGACAACCCCATTGGCCATCGAATTGGTAATTTGCATATTCGCTTACAAGATGGGCTATGGCATGCCATCGAATCAGAACGCTTATATAAAGGCACGTCCTCGGCTTATACCATGAAAGGGAAAGAAGGCTACGATGCCATTTTGAATATGCATAAGTATGGCAAAGTGACTTACTTTTCAATGTCTGATTGTTTTGTGGAATTTTTACAAAGTAACCCACAGCGCATTTTGCAACCTATTGAAAAATATAGATGA